CTGCAGCCACTCCCTTCTCAGACTGGAATGGTGCCTCCCTCTGTGCCTCAGCTGGGGTTAGAGGGAGGTGGGATAGGATGGGGTGGAGGAGCCTCCACCACCCTGTCTCCCCAGCTTTAAGTTGCATAAATGTAGTCATAGGATTCATAGTAGCTTGGGCCCCACATAAGGCCCACTTGGGCCTTATTATTCACTTTTGCATTGGCTTTAATTGGGTTCAGCAGATGCCTCCTCTGTCCTTATGGGCAGGCCTGAGCAGGACCTCTGGGGGCTGTGGCGGCCCTAGGGTTTTGGGCTTTGATATTGAAACTGCAAAATTTCAGAACCAAATACCCCTGGGTTTTTATGTTTACAGGTATTGACCTCATGGAGGTCAGAGCTGGCTCTAGGGAGCCAGCCAGGAGTAAGAGGGCACATCCCAGGCTCTCCCTGGCCTTTCTAAACCAAAGTTCTTTGCCATTCCCACAAGCCCAGTGTCACTGCTggtctcttcctttccttcaggTATTTGCACTATTTGGGGAACAGGTTTTTTAAGTGGGAAACACCTTTTTGTACAGGGATCGGTTGGGGGTTTTCCTAGGAGCTCTACCTGGTGCCTCCCCTTCATTTTCTTAATCTATGCAAGCGGCTCGAGGGCTCCAGCCGCCATCATCTCCTTGGTGTCTGTCAGGCAATGGTCCCAGCTTTGCCTCTTCATTAGGGGTAGAAGGGGTGGGATAAAGTGAAGTGTCACATTAGAAGATTTAACTCCTTTGACTTCAGAAAGTccaaggaggaagggggaagggaaatatGGATGTTTGCATGGTGGAGGGAAAGGGTGTTGCTGTCTCATAGGGATTAGAGGAAGGGGAGTGGACAGGGCAGCAAATACCATTTTTGGCTAGTTTGGAAATTtccaaataaatacattttgtttATTGGTGCCTTCTGAGTCCGATTACTAAACATCATCTCTGGATTGCAATGAAAGATAGCAAAAACTAGAATCGTAAGAGAACTTAACTGTCCCAGAGAGCTTTATTTGGGAGATGTAAGGCTGACCATTTCACTTCCATAATTTCTTGATGGACATGTTCTTCTCACTATCTTTTTGCATGacctaaaggaagaaataagataGTTGCATTGAGATCCAAAGTTACAGCCCAGAAATAGGACAAACCAGCTCCGAGTGTATTATGACTTTCCACTTCCCAAAAGCATATCCTCTTTACCTTGGCTACTGCCATCTCAAAGTCTTCCTGGGTGACATGGACACGCCGTTCTCGAAGGGCATACATTCCAGCTTCAGTGCACACACCCTACATACGGAAAGTCAGATGAAGAAAAGACAGGACTCTCAGGCCACACTTCCTAAAACATCCTTCCTTTCATATACTCTAGTTACCTTCACTTCAGCCCCTGATGCCCCAGGCATGAGCTCTGCAATTTTCCGTAGGTTGATGCCTCGGGTCAGATTCATTTTCCGAGAGTGAATCTTCAAAATATCCAATCGTGCCTGTAGTGGTAGAGAGGAGAGGGAAGCTTTGAGCACCATACCCCTTTTTAGGCAGCTACATTTTCCCCTGGATGGTCTCTACCACCAACCTCCTCATTAGGGGGTGGAAACTCAATCTTCCTGTCAATTCTGCCAGGGCGAAGTAGAGCAGAATCCAGGATGTCAATTCTGTTAGTGGCCATGATAACCTGTAAGAAGGAAGAGAGCTCGTTGGctatctttattctctttttctacaGCTAAGTTCTACCCCTTCCAATCAGAATCCTTCCCACCTTGATATTCTTAGTGGCTTCAAAACCATCCAGTTGGTTAAGCAATTCTAGCATTGTTCGCTGCACTTCACTGTCCCCGCCAGAGCCACCTTCTAGCCGTGAGGAACCAATGGAGTCAATCTCATCCATAAAAATGATGGAGGGGGCATGCTCTCGGGCCATGACAAACAACTCCCTTACCATTCGTGCTCCTGAAAAACAAAACTTGCATCAAAAGCTGCAGGCCACGGTGAAGGAAGGATTCTGGTTGGTCTCTGAACTGAACTGAGGTTACACTCATAACTTATCTTCCCCTAAAGTGCTCACTCACCTTCACCAATGAATTTCTGTACCAATTCTGAGCCTGAGACACGAATAAAGGTGCAGTCAGTGTGATGAGCCACAGCCCGAGCCAAAAGAGTTTTCCCTGTACCAGGAGGTCCATACAGCAATACACCCTAGAATAGGGAAGAAGAAACTCAATCCTCCTATAGTAAAGTCTACCAGAATTTTTCCATAACTCAACTGGTAAATTTCAGGCGCAATTGTTGTGACTTAAT
The Sminthopsis crassicaudata isolate SCR6 chromosome 4, ASM4859323v1, whole genome shotgun sequence genome window above contains:
- the PSMC5 gene encoding 26S proteasome regulatory subunit 8 isoform X1 translates to MALDGPEQQMELEEGKAGSGLRQYYLSKIEELQLIVNDKSQNLRRLQAQRNELNAKVRLLREELQLLQEQGSYVGEVVRAMDKKKVLVKVHPEGKFVVDVDKNIDINDVTPNCRVALRNDSYTLHKILPNKVDPLVSLMMVEKVPDSTYEMIGGLDKQIKEIKEVIELPVKHPELFEALGIAQPKGVLLYGPPGTGKTLLARAVAHHTDCTFIRVSGSELVQKFIGEGARMVRELFVMAREHAPSIIFMDEIDSIGSSRLEGGSGGDSEVQRTMLELLNQLDGFEATKNIKVIMATNRIDILDSALLRPGRIDRKIEFPPPNEEARLDILKIHSRKMNLTRGINLRKIAELMPGASGAEVKGVCTEAGMYALRERRVHVTQEDFEMAVAKVMQKDSEKNMSIKKLWK
- the PSMC5 gene encoding 26S proteasome regulatory subunit 8 isoform X2, coding for MALDGPEQMELEEGKAGSGLRQYYLSKIEELQLIVNDKSQNLRRLQAQRNELNAKVRLLREELQLLQEQGSYVGEVVRAMDKKKVLVKVHPEGKFVVDVDKNIDINDVTPNCRVALRNDSYTLHKILPNKVDPLVSLMMVEKVPDSTYEMIGGLDKQIKEIKEVIELPVKHPELFEALGIAQPKGVLLYGPPGTGKTLLARAVAHHTDCTFIRVSGSELVQKFIGEGARMVRELFVMAREHAPSIIFMDEIDSIGSSRLEGGSGGDSEVQRTMLELLNQLDGFEATKNIKVIMATNRIDILDSALLRPGRIDRKIEFPPPNEEARLDILKIHSRKMNLTRGINLRKIAELMPGASGAEVKGVCTEAGMYALRERRVHVTQEDFEMAVAKVMQKDSEKNMSIKKLWK